The following coding sequences lie in one Apium graveolens cultivar Ventura chromosome 1, ASM990537v1, whole genome shotgun sequence genomic window:
- the LOC141674636 gene encoding cell number regulator 2-like, with translation MNPASNPAHYSSNAPTKWSTGLFDCFSDVPNCCLTCFCPCITFGQIAEIVDKGSCSCAAAGALYAIVQLVTGFGCCYSCFYRTKMRNQYMLTERPCPDFLVHCCCEACALCQEHRELRLRGYDMSLGWEGNMEKQNRGVAMGMAPKPAGEMNR, from the exons ATGAATCCTGCTTCAAATCCAGCTCACTACTCCTCCAATGCTCCTACCAAGTGGTCAACCGGCCTTTTCGACTGCTTCTCCGATGTTCCTAACT GTTGCCTAACATGTTTTTGCCCCTGTATTACTTTTGGACAAATTGCAGAGATTGTGGATAAGGGATCATGCT CTTGCGCTGCAGCTGGAGCATTGTATGCAATAGTACAACTTGTAACAGGGTTTGGATGTTGTTATTCATGCTTTTATCGTACTAAGATGAGAAACCAGTACATGTTGACAGAAAGACCTTGTCCCGATTTTCTTGTTCATTGTTGTTGCGAGGCATGCGCATTGTGCCAAGAACACCGTGAGCTTCGTCTCCGTGGTTATGACATGTCCCTTG GATGGGAAGGAAATATGGAAAAACAGAATCGTGGAGTGGCTATGGGCATGGCACCAAAACCTGCAGGAGAAATGAACAGATGA
- the LOC141674641 gene encoding protein PLANT CADMIUM RESISTANCE 2-like — protein MNPASNPNAYGKPSGNPAEYSSNAPTKWSTGLFDCFSDVPNCCLTCWCPCITFGQIAEIVDKGSNTCTTTGALYALLEIVTGFGCCYSCFYRTKMRNQYMLTESPCPDFLVHCCCEPCALCQEHRELRVRGYDMSLGWEGNMEKQNRGVAMGIPKPEGGMNR, from the exons ATGAATCCTGCTTCAAACCCAAATGCTTATGGGAAACCAAGTGGCAACCCAGCTGAGTACTCCTCCAATGCTCCTACCAAGTGGTCCACCGGCCTCTTCGACTGCTTCTCCGATGTTCCTAACT GTTGTCTAACTTGTTGGTGCCCCTGTATCACTTTTGGACAAATTGCAGAGATTGTTGACAAGGGATCAAATA CTTGTACTACAACTGGAGCCTTGTATGCACTACTAGAGATTGTGACAGGGTTTGGATGCTGTTATTCATGCTTTTATCGTACTAAGATGAGAAACCAGTACATGCTGACAGAAAGCCCCTGTCCGGATTTTCTAGTTCATTGTTGTTGTGAGCCCTGTGCATTGTGTCAAGAACACCGTGAGCTTCGTGTCCGTGGTTACGACATGTCTCTTG GATGGGAAGGAAATATGGAAAAACAGAATCGTGGGGTGGCTATGGGTATACCAAAACCTGAAGGAGGAATGAACAGATGA
- the LOC141674650 gene encoding glucan endo-1,3-beta-glucosidase 3-like has translation MDLLLLLLLSLLVSFAYAAADQDGFIGVNVGTALSDMPSPTQVVALLKAQQIRHVRLYDADRGILVALANTGIRVTVSVPNDQLLGIGQSNVTAANWVSRNILAHVPATNITSISVGSEVLTTLPNAAPILVSAMNFIHSALVASNVDSRIKVSTAHSSSIILDSFPPSQAFFNRSWDPVMVPLLKFLQSTDSYLMLNVYPYYDYMKSNGAIPLDYALFRPLPPNKEAVDSNTLLHYTNVFDALIDAAYFAMSYLNFTNIPIIVTESGWPSKGDASEPDAIIDNANTYNSNLIKHVLNNTGTPKHPGIAISTYIYELYNEDSSPGLESEKNWGLFDANGVPTYILHLTGSGTVLANDTTNQTYCVARDNADKKMLQAALDWACGPGKVDCSPLLQGKPCYEPDTVAAHATYAFDAYYHRMALGEGTCDFNGVATVTTTDPSHGTCIFPGSRGRNDTFINGTSLAPSSNSTPLGSSAQNLPKADSSLSSLVIAVLLCTFLVFF, from the exons ATGGATCTATTGCTGCTTCTACTTCTTTCTCTACTTGTTTCTTTTGCTTATGCTGCTGCTGACCAAG ATGGTTTCATTGGAGTGAATGTAGGCACAGCCCTTTCTGACATGCCAAGCCCAACACAAGTTGTAGCTCTTCTTAAGGCTCAGCAAATCCGACATGTCAGACTCTATGATGCTGACAGGGGCATACTAGTTGCGCTTGCTAATACTGGAATACGTGTAACTGTTTCTGTTCCCAATGATCAACTACTTGGCATTGGTCAATCAAATGTCACTGCAGCCAACTGGGTTTCACGAAATATTCTGGCACATGTCCCTGCGACTAACATCACATCCATATCTGTTGGATCTGAAGTACTTACCACCCTCCCAAATGCAGCTCCTATCTTAGTCTCTGCAATGAACTTCATACACTCTGCCCTGGTTGCTTCTAATGTGGATTCCAGAATTAAAGTTTCCACAGCACACTCTTCTTCCATTATCCTCGACTCCTTCCCACCTTCACAAGCATTCTTTAATCGATCCTGGGACCCGGTAATGGTTCCACTTCTTAAGTTTCTGCAGTCCACAGATTCATATCTTATGCTTAATGTGTACCCTTACTACGATTACATGAAGTCCAATGGTGCGATTCCACTAGATTATGCTCTCTTTCGCCCCCTTCCTCCAAATAAAGAAGCTGTGGATTCAAACACCCTCTTGCACTATACTAATGTTTTTGATGCACTTATCGATGCAGCCTATTTTGCAATGTCGTATCTAAACTTCACTAATATCCCTATTATAGTTACAGAATCTGGCTGGCCATCCAAGGGCGACGCCTCTGAGCCAGATGCAATAATTGATAATGCCAACACGTATAACAGTAATCTTATCAAGCATGTACTTAATAATACAGGAACACCCAAACACCCAGGGATTGCAATTAGCACTTACATTTATGAGCTTTACAATGAAGATTCTAGTCCTGGATTAGAGTCAGAGAAGAACTGGGGCCTTTTTGATGCCAATGGGGTGCCAACGTATATCCTACATTTGACAGGATCTGGGACAGTGTTGGCCAATGACACTACCAATCAAACTTATTGTGTGGCTAGGGATAATGCTGATAAAAAGATGCTGCAAGCAGCCTTAGATTGGGCTTGTGGACCTGGGAAAGTGGATTGCTCTCCCTTGTTGCAAGGAAAACCATGTTATGAACCAGATACTGTAGCTGCTCATGCAACCTACGCTTTTGATGCATATTACCATCGGATGGCTCTGGGTGAAGGAACCTGCGACTTCAATGGCGTGGCCACTGTTACTACCACAGACCCAA GTCATGGTACTTGTATATTTCCAGGAAG CCGTGGAAGAAATGACACCTTTATCAATGGCACATCACTTGCCCCATCTTCAAATTCGACCCCGTTGGGCAGCTCAGCACAAAACCTCCCTAAGGCTGATAGTTCGCTAAGCTCCTTAGTTATAGCTGTTTTACTTTGTACGTTTTTAGTGTTTTTTTAA